The sequence CGGTTCTTCCTGTTGTCGATACGATTAAGTGTGTTAACAAGAATAAAGTTCTGAAAACTCTCGATCGCTCACAGTTGCGGGCAGTTCAAACTCCGCAAGGGTTCGATACTGATCTTTTACGTCGAGCACATAAATTCGGCGAGCGACTCAGCGCAGCAGAAAGCAGTGCTGCGCCAGATGATGCAGCGTTAGTTGAGCTGATGGGGAACGACGTCGTCGTCGTCGATGGATCTGCCGATGCCCTCAAAATAACAACTCCATTCGACTTAGCTGTTGCTGAGCTTATCTACCAACAGACACGCAACGTAGAAAGGTAACTGATTATGACTCCCGAAATGCGAGTCGGAACGGCTGTTGACATCCATGCCTTTTCTGCGCAATCAGAACGGCCACTATTCTTGGCGTGTATGTATTGGCCTGGAGAACAAGGACTCGATGGGCATTCCGATGCTGATGTGGTAGCTCATGCTGCAGCCGATGCACTATTAATAGCTTCTGGCATTGGCGAACTGGGAACAGTTTTTGGCGTTGATCGGCCCGAGTGGGCGGGTGCATCGGGAAGTTCGCTGTTAGCCGAGTCAGTTCGTCTGGTACGCGAAGCTGGCTGGGAAATTATGAATGTGAGTGTGCAATTATTGGGGCAAAAGCCGCGGTTTGCACCGCGCAAAAAAGAAGCAGAACAGGCGATGACCGCCGTCGTAGGCGCGCCAGTTTCTGTTTCTGCGTCTACCTCAGATCATCTCGGCTTTGTTGGACGAAAAGAAGGGCTGGCGGCGATTGCGACTGCTCTTGTAACACGCAACTGACTATCACAGAACGTAGAAGGAGGGCGACTCGCAAGGTGAGCCGCCCTCCAGATGTCAAGGTCGTTACTACTTCTTATTCAGTTTCCGTAGCTTCTTTGCGTGTCGAGCAACTGGAATAAAGCAAGCTAAACCGCAAAATAGAATAAACACGATGCCGAGGATGCCGAAGTACGCTGCTTCTTTTTGTGTGATATCAAGGAGCCAGGCGCCGGCAGAAATTGCAGTAGCGTACAGCAACGGAGCTAGCGGGGATGCGGCACGGCCGGTTGTTGCATATAGTCCGAAGATCTCAGCTTCTTCACCTTCGGGAGCCAACCGTGCTAGGTATGTGCGGGATGCGGACTGGGTTGGTCCGACGAAGACGCAGAGCGCCAACCCGAAAGCCCAGTAAATTTCATGGCCGGTGAAGCCAAAGAGACCGTCATGAAAGAAGAATACGCATAGTCCGAGGATCACCATTGATGAAACCGAAAGGATAACAACTTTTGCTGCGCCGATGCGATCATCGAGCCACCCAAAGCCGATGGTGAAGAAACCAGCCACGACGTTTGCTGCAATGCCGAACAAAATGACTTCTGAGTTGGAGAATCCGAATGCGACGCCCGCAATGATGGCTCCAAAGGAGAACACTCCAGCGAGTCCGTCACGGTAAATGGCTGAAGAAATGAGGAACCAAAGAACGATACGATCGTTGCGCCATAATTCCGCAATAGAGCGGAACAACTCCCGGTAGGCATTAAAGAAGCCATCTACTGGTGATTCCTCAGCACGCGGCTTATTCTTTAAGGTAAAAATGAGTGGGAGTGAAAACCCTGCTAGCCATGCGGCGGCCACGAGCATTGATACGCGAACATTTAAACCTTGATAGCTAGTAACGCCGAACCAGCCAACCTCCGGATTGATAAAGCCAACGAATAAAATGAGTAAAAGTACGATACCACCAAGGTATCCCAGACCCCAGCCAAAACCGGAAATTCTGCCGTACTGTTCCTTGTCTGCCAAGTCAGATAGGAGCGAGTTGTAAACCACTGATCCAGTTTCAAAGAGAATGTTTCCGATTCCGATGAGGACTAAACCGAGCATCAGGTAATCTTCACCAGGTTTGACGAAGAAGAGCAAGGCGATAATTGCAGCGGTGCCTAATGTGGTTATGGATAGTACGGTGGCTCGTTTTCCAGATCGATCCACGGCTTGGCCGAGGGCTGGGGCGATGAGCGCGATAATGATACCAGCGATACCGAGGGCCCATCCCAGATATGTGTTTGCGTGATCTCCAAAGAGTTTCGGATTGGAAATGTAGAAAGCAAAAATAAACGTGGTGACAATCGCGTTGAACGCGGCTGATCCCCAATCCCACAAACCCCAATAAATAACTTTTTTAGTGAACAGGTTTGTATTTTTTGACGCTTTTTCAGGTGACGGACTTTCCGGTGGAAAGGGGAAAGCATCGTTGCTTGGAAGCGACGTTGTTTCTAGTTTCATATCTGTAATCTATCGTTATTTGCTGGTGAACGGGGCTATAACGGGAATGTATTTTTGTGAAACTTAACATTTGTCAGGACAATAGGGCATTACTTGGTGGTTAAAATCTGTGGATTTTATAGTTTTCCACGGGTGTGATTAGGTGTCACGAAGCGCGCTGTTTCCGTGTAAAATTATCACCATGGCACTACATATATATGACTCTGCAACCCGCTCAATGCGTGAATTTACTTCGTTGACTCCTGGCAAGGCGAGCATTTATCTGTGTGGTGCTACCGTGCAGGGTTCTCCGCATATTGGACATATGCGGTCGGCCTTAGCTTTCGACGTTTTGGTTCGGTGGCTTCGTCGTTCCGGCTATGAAACGATGATGGTACGTAACGTCACGGATATTGACGATAAAATTTTGGCCAAGTCTGCCCAAGAGGGCCGCGAATACTGGGCGCACGCCTACAAGTATGAGAATGAGTTCACCCAAGCATACGATGCGTTGGGCGTTCTGCGGCCTACCTATGAGCCCCGTGCAACTGGTCATATTCCAGAGATGGTGGCTTTTATTGCACGGTTGATTGAGCGTGGGCATGCTTATGCGGGTGATCCGGGAAATGTGTATTTCGATGTTGCGTCATTGCCTGATTATGGTTCGTTAACGCGGCAAACGTTGGATGATTTTGTGGACGACGACGTTGCACCGGACAAGCGTAATCCGCGTGATTTTGCACTGTGGAAGGCGGCGAAGCCAGGGGAACCTGAAACTGCATCGTGGGAGACCCCATGGGGTCGTGGCCGGCCAGGATGGCATCTGGAATGCTCCGCGATGGCTGGAAAATATCTGGGTGAATCCTTTGACATTCACGCCGGTGGAATAGATCTGCGGTTCCCGCATCATGAAAATGAGCAAGCTCAGTCCCACGCCGCTGGTTATGGTTTCGCGCAGTATTGGATGCACAACGCTTGGGTTACTATCGATGGCGAAAAAATGAGCAAGTCACTGGGTAACTCGCTTATTGTGTCGAATATTCTGCAACAGTATCCGGCGGTTATTGTGCGGTTAGCTTTAGGAACTGTGCATTACCGGTCCACTGTCGCATACTCGGAGCGTACATTAACAGAAGCTGGTGCGGTTTGGGATCGTCTTGCTGGTTTCGTGCAACGTTCGATCGATGAAGTTGGCGAAGTATCTGCTGAGGATGTTGCTGGGATTGGATTGGCTGATCTGCCAGAGCAATTTGTCGATGCTATGGACGATGATCTCAACGTATCGGCTGCGCTCGCGGTGATTCATGAGCATGTTACGTCCGGCAACAATGCGTTAGCTGCGAATGAAGATACAGAAGCTCGCCGGGAACAATTACTCGTTCGTGCTATGCTCGATGTTCTTGGCCTAGATCCGTGTGCATCGCCGTGGCGGGAGAAGAATTCCACCGGGGCACAGTATTACGATGCACTTGATGCACTCGTACACACTATCTTGGCTGATCGCGCAGCAGCTCGTGCAGCAAAAGATTGGGCGCGGGCGGACTCTTTGCGCGATTCGCTACAAGCGGCGGGGATTCATGTGGAAGATTCGGCAGCAGGAGCTCGCTGGAAGATCGGAGATAAATGATGGCAGGTCATTTCGGGCGTCCGGGTGCGGTACGTAAAGGTGTTAAAAAAGGCGGCAAGGTTGGTTCTGGTGGTCAGCGCCGGCGGGGCTTAGAAGGCAAGGGTCCAACACCGAAAGCAGAGGATCGCACATACCATCCGGCGCATAAGAAGAAAGTCGCGCGTGAAGCTGCGATTGCTAAAGCTGCTGGACCAAAATTACGCGGTCATTTACATACACCAGAGGGGTTCGAGCTGGTATCTGGCCGTAATCCGGTGGTGGAGATAGTCACCTCTGGAATTCCATTTAGTCGAGTTTTTGTTGTTGGCTCGTTAGCCAATGATGATCGCGTTGCTGCGGTTTTACAAAAGGCAACCGAGTCGGGTGCTGATCTTATTGAAGTAACTCGCCAAGAACTCGACAAAATGACTGATGGGCAGGTTCATCAGGGTATCGCGGTTGAGATCCCGCCATACGAATATGTCGATGTTGACGAATTGGTAACGTTGGGTGCAGATCATCTCGAGCCGGGGCTAATCGTAGCCCTGGACTCGGTAACTGATCCGCATAACCTAGGTGCAGCTATGCGTTCGGCGTCAGCTTTCCGGGCAGACGGTGTTCTTATTCCGGAGCGGCGCAGTGCTGGAGTCAATGCGACGGTTTGGAAGGTTTCTGCCGGAGCGGCAGCACGTGTACCAGTAGCACGTGAAACTAACCTTGTACGAGCGTTAGAGTGCCTGAAAGAACATGGTTATTTCGTCGTCGGCCTGGCCGGTGAAGGCGATGCTCAGATTGATTCTCTTGATATGGCAGATGTGCCCGTCGTCGTTGTTACAGGATCAGAAGGAAAAGGTCTATCCCGTCTTGTTCGCGATACGTGTGATGTGATTGCATCTATTCCAATCGCTTCGGAAATGGAGTCCCTTAACGCAGCGGTAGCTACGGGAATCGCACTATATCAATTAGACGTCAACCGTAGAAAATTCCACCAAAAGAAGGCCTGATCATGACATCATGGAGATCCGTTCGCGGGCATATCGACATTCTTGACCCGTATTTGACCACTCCGGAACTGGTGGCAGAATTCTTTGCTACTCAACAGATTTTGGGTCGAGGCCAGCAGGTAAGTGATGGCTATGATTTTGAAGTGGCAATCAGTGGACGACGTCGCCGTGTTGCAATGCTTGATGACGCCGGGACAGTTATTCGTGGCTTGGCAGTGAGTGATCTTCTTGTTGAAATGCAAGACAAGCTTCGCAAAGTTGCAGTGGAGCTCGACGGCGAAGTGGTTCACGGCCCGTTGGATATCGGAGCAGTCGATATTGACGACGATATCGATATTGATGACATTGACCTTGACAACGTTCCTTCTCAATCTGCAGATGAGCTTGACGCAGGCATTTACGGGGCTAAGCTCCCCGATTTTGACAGTGGCCCCATGATGCTCATGACGGATATGACGATGGCAGAAGTCCCCGGCATGGCTAGTACTTCCCAGTCGCCGATTGCAATATCGAAACTTGGGTCAATGCGGGTATTAGTTTCGGAAGGCTCGCTACTAAGTTACCGCAAGGTATTTCCGCGTCCGAACTATGTGATGGCGTTAGCTACTAGTACCCAGAGTCAATCTGGCCCCGTCCTGATGGTGCGTCGGGACAACATCCGCTTGGTATGGGACTGGAGCGGTGAAATGCCAATGTTTGACTGGATCAAAGAAGACACAATCGAACACGAATTTGTGAGCGATGAGCTAGGAGCCGGTGCGATTGCCCGGTTAGCGATTGCTGATCTGGTGAATGTGAAATTCAGCCAAATGCGTCAGGCTTTATTGGTAGAACCACGGGCTGCCGTTCGGTCATTAGTACGAGTCCTCGGGTTACCATCCGAAATTGCTGACGTGCTCGCAGCCAAAGGTACTCTTTCTGCAATTCCATCAGCACAACTCGTGTCGCCTCAAGAATGGTCATTTGAAGATGTACTGGCGTGGGAGTTCGCAGGCGAAGGGCTCATTGAACCGTCGCTCATGCGGGCAGTTAACAAGGTTTATATTGATCGGCCATGGCTGGTGGCTGTCGGGTCAGCAATGCAGGCGGCTCTGGGCGGAGCATTATTGGCTACTGCCTACCATCGACATAGCCGTGGAATCGGAGCAAAAACGCTCACGGCGATTGCTTCGGGAGTGCTCCTTAGTGCTTTTTCGCGAATCGGCACAACAACGTATATGCGTAGTATTGTTGATCGCAAGCAGACTGAAATCGAAACGTGGCGCAATATGCGCAATTGGCAGAGCTGAAAAATTAGGAGAATCATGTTCGTTCCAGAACCACAGGCAGCAGAACTATCAGCCTTTTGGACTCGTGCAAAAACCCGATCGAAATTGGCCGAAGTACCTGGTGTTATGGGGATGACGGACGTAGTAGCGGTAGAGCCGCCGGCATTCGCATTTGGCGACGGGACACGTGAGCTTGCAAGCCAGCTTGCGCACCTTGTTGTCTCTGGCGTTAAAACTGCTACCTCTAGTTATGCGCCGGTCTATGATGTGAACGATGAAGCCTATCCGCGTGTTGGTGACCTAGCGATATTACTAGATGGCGATGCTCACCCAGTGGCTTTGCTACGGAACCGCAAAGTAGAGATCATCCCATTTAATGAGATCAGCGATGATATTGCGCAGGCAGAAGGAGAAGGTCCGCTAACACAATGGCTTGCGGAGCACACCCGTATTTTTACTACTGATGCCCATGATTTAGGGCTAGAATTCAACGAAA is a genomic window of Arcanobacterium phocae containing:
- the ispF gene encoding 2-C-methyl-D-erythritol 2,4-cyclodiphosphate synthase, giving the protein MTPEMRVGTAVDIHAFSAQSERPLFLACMYWPGEQGLDGHSDADVVAHAAADALLIASGIGELGTVFGVDRPEWAGASGSSLLAESVRLVREAGWEIMNVSVQLLGQKPRFAPRKKEAEQAMTAVVGAPVSVSASTSDHLGFVGRKEGLAAIATALVTRN
- a CDS encoding MFS transporter, whose protein sequence is MKLETTSLPSNDAFPFPPESPSPEKASKNTNLFTKKVIYWGLWDWGSAAFNAIVTTFIFAFYISNPKLFGDHANTYLGWALGIAGIIIALIAPALGQAVDRSGKRATVLSITTLGTAAIIALLFFVKPGEDYLMLGLVLIGIGNILFETGSVVYNSLLSDLADKEQYGRISGFGWGLGYLGGIVLLLILFVGFINPEVGWFGVTSYQGLNVRVSMLVAAAWLAGFSLPLIFTLKNKPRAEESPVDGFFNAYRELFRSIAELWRNDRIVLWFLISSAIYRDGLAGVFSFGAIIAGVAFGFSNSEVILFGIAANVVAGFFTIGFGWLDDRIGAAKVVILSVSSMVILGLCVFFFHDGLFGFTGHEIYWAFGLALCVFVGPTQSASRTYLARLAPEGEEAEIFGLYATTGRAASPLAPLLYATAISAGAWLLDITQKEAAYFGILGIVFILFCGLACFIPVARHAKKLRKLNKK
- the cysS gene encoding cysteine--tRNA ligase, with translation MALHIYDSATRSMREFTSLTPGKASIYLCGATVQGSPHIGHMRSALAFDVLVRWLRRSGYETMMVRNVTDIDDKILAKSAQEGREYWAHAYKYENEFTQAYDALGVLRPTYEPRATGHIPEMVAFIARLIERGHAYAGDPGNVYFDVASLPDYGSLTRQTLDDFVDDDVAPDKRNPRDFALWKAAKPGEPETASWETPWGRGRPGWHLECSAMAGKYLGESFDIHAGGIDLRFPHHENEQAQSHAAGYGFAQYWMHNAWVTIDGEKMSKSLGNSLIVSNILQQYPAVIVRLALGTVHYRSTVAYSERTLTEAGAVWDRLAGFVQRSIDEVGEVSAEDVAGIGLADLPEQFVDAMDDDLNVSAALAVIHEHVTSGNNALAANEDTEARREQLLVRAMLDVLGLDPCASPWREKNSTGAQYYDALDALVHTILADRAAARAAKDWARADSLRDSLQAAGIHVEDSAAGARWKIGDK
- the rlmB gene encoding 23S rRNA (guanosine(2251)-2'-O)-methyltransferase RlmB encodes the protein MAGHFGRPGAVRKGVKKGGKVGSGGQRRRGLEGKGPTPKAEDRTYHPAHKKKVAREAAIAKAAGPKLRGHLHTPEGFELVSGRNPVVEIVTSGIPFSRVFVVGSLANDDRVAAVLQKATESGADLIEVTRQELDKMTDGQVHQGIAVEIPPYEYVDVDELVTLGADHLEPGLIVALDSVTDPHNLGAAMRSASAFRADGVLIPERRSAGVNATVWKVSAGAAARVPVARETNLVRALECLKEHGYFVVGLAGEGDAQIDSLDMADVPVVVVTGSEGKGLSRLVRDTCDVIASIPIASEMESLNAAVATGIALYQLDVNRRKFHQKKA
- a CDS encoding ASCH domain-containing protein, with the protein product MFVPEPQAAELSAFWTRAKTRSKLAEVPGVMGMTDVVAVEPPAFAFGDGTRELASQLAHLVVSGVKTATSSYAPVYDVNDEAYPRVGDLAILLDGDAHPVALLRNRKVEIIPFNEISDDIAQAEGEGPLTQWLAEHTRIFTTDAHDLGLEFNENASVIVEYFDVMYRADTDIAL